DNA sequence from the Stegostoma tigrinum isolate sSteTig4 chromosome 44 unlocalized genomic scaffold, sSteTig4.hap1 SUPER_44_unloc_1, whole genome shotgun sequence genome:
ggtgtatcggtgtgttacagtgaggggtgtggggtatatcggtgtgttacagtgaggggtgtggggtatatcggtgtgttacagtgaggggtgtggggtgtatcggtgtgttacagtgaggggtgtggggtgtatcggtgtgttacagtgaggggtgtggggtgtggggtgtgttacagtgaggggtgtggggtgtatcggtgtgttacagtgaggggtgtggggtatatcggtgtgttacagtgagggtccCCGCCCCGTCACATCGGATACGGGGTCCCCGTCCCGTCACATCGGATACGGGGTCCCCGTCCCGTCACATCGGATACGGGGTCCCCGTCCCCTCACATCGGATACGGGGTCCCCGTCCCCTCACATCGGATACGGGGTCCCCGTCCCCTCACATCGGATACGGGGTCCCCGCCCCGTCACATCGGATACGGGGCTCCCGTCCCGTCACATCGGATACGGGGTCCCCGTCCCGTCACATCGGATACGGGGTCCCCGTCCCCCACATCGGATACGGGGTCCCGTCCCGCGACATCGGATACGGGGTCCCCGTCCCGCCACATCGGATACGGGGTCCCCGTCCCGTCACATCGGATACGGGGTCCCCGTCCCGTCACATGGGATACGGGGTCCCCGTCCCGCCACATCGGATACGGGGTCCCCGTCCCGCCACATCGGATACGGGGTCCCCGTCCCGCCACATCGGATACGGGGTCCCCGTCCCGCCACATCGGATACGGGCTCCCCGTCCCGTCACATCGGATACGGGGTCCCCGTCCCGTCACATGGGATACGGGGTCCCCGTCCCGCCACATCGGATACGGGGTCCCCGTCCCGCCACATCGGATACGGGGTCCCCGTCCCGCCACATCGGATACGGGGTTCCCGTCCCGTCACATCGGATACGGGGTCCCCGTCCCGTCACATGGGATTCGGGGTCCCCGTCCCCTCACATCGGATACGGGGTCCCCGCCCCGTCACATCGGATACGGGGCCCCCGTCCCGTCACATCGGATACGGGGTCCCCGTCCCGTCACATCGGATACGGGGTCCCCGTCCCCTCACATCGGATACGGGGTCCCCGTCCCGCCACATCGGATACGGGGTCCCCGTCCCGCCACATCGGATACGGGGTCCCCGTCCCGCCACATCGGATACGGGGTCCCCGTCCCGTCACATGGGATACGGGGTCCCCGTCCCGCCACATCGGATACGGGGTCCCCGTCCCCTCACATCGGATACGGGGTCCCCGTCCCGCCACATCGGATACGGGGTCCCCGTCCCGTCACATGGGATACGGGGTCCCCGTCCCGTCACATGGGATACGGGGTCCCCGTCCCGCCACATCGGATACGGGGTCCCCGTCCCGCCACATCGGATACGGGGTTCCCCGTCCCGCCACATCGGATACGGGGTCCCCGTCCCGTCACATGGGATTCGGGGTCCCCGTCCCGTCACATCGGATACGGGGTCCCTGTCCCGTCACATCGGATACGGGGTCCCTAAACTGCTCCTTCTGATACGGGGCCTGAGGTGTGTTGACGATGTCGCTTTACGAGAGGCCGAACATTTCCAGTCGAAATGGAGTACTGACAGACGTCACCGATTCTCACACCAACCAGGTCATGGCCCATCGGCTGGAGGCGGGACAACACGCGGTGAGCAACACGAGAGGCATCCCGCAGGCGAATAGCTCCTCACTGCAAGGGGATCGAGTGCGGAGGGACGTGGTCTGCCCGACCTCCGAGTACAGGCCCACGGGGAAGGATTACTGTTGCAACGAATGTCCGGCCGGTAAGGAGTCGCGTGCGATCTGTTCCAGcatgaaacactcccagggacagggggttaggtACAGGGgaaggctccctctacactgtttccccccccccaccgcccatcaaacactcccagggacagggggttaggtACAGGGCAAggttccctctacactgttccaccacactcccagggataGGGGGTTAGATCCAGGGCaaggctccctctacaccgttcccccacactcccagggacagggggttagatccAGGGCaaggctccctctacaccgttcccccacactcccagggacagggggttagatacagggtaaggcgccctctacaccgttcccccacactcccagggacagggggttagacccAGGGGAAGgttccctctacaccgtcccccatatTCCCAGGGACAGGGGTTCAGATTCAGGGGAAGGCTTCCTCTACACCgtccaccacactcccagggacaggggttcAGATTCAGGGGAAGGcttcctctacaccgtcccccacactcccagggacaggggttaGATCCAGGGCaaggctccctctacaccgttcccccacactcccagggacaggggattAAATCCAGGGCaaggctccctctacaccgttcccccacactcccagggacagggggttagatccAGGGCaaggctccctctacaccgttcccccacactcccagggacagggggttagacccAGGGGAAGgttccctctacaccgtcccccatatTCCCAGGGACAGGGGTTCAGATTCAGGGGAAGGCTTCCTCTACACCgtccaccacactcccagggacaggggttcAGATTCAGGGGAAGGcttcctctacaccgtcccccacactcccagggacagggggttagatccAGGGCaaggctccctctacaccgttcccccacactcccagggacaggggattAAATCCAGGGCaaggctccctctacaccgttcccccacactcccagggacagggggttagatccAGGGCaaggctccctctacaccgttcccccacactcccagggacagggggttagatccAGGGCaaggctccctctacaccgttcccccacactcccagggacagggggttagatccAGGGCaaggctccctctacaccgttcccccacactcccagggacagggggttagatccAGGGCaaggctccctctacaccgttcccccacactcccagggacagggggttagatccAGGGCaaggctccctctacaccgttcccccacactcccagggacagggggttagacccAGGGGAAGgttccctctacaccgtcccccacactcccagggacaggggttcAGATTCAGGGGaaggctccctctacaccgtccaccacactcccagggacagggggttagatccAGGGCaaggctccctctacaccgttcccccacactcccagggacagggggttagatccAGGGCaaggctccctctacaccgttcccccacactcccagggacagggggttagatccAGGGCaaggctccctctacaccgttcccccacactcccagggacagggggttagatccAGGGCaaggctccctctacaccgttcccccacactcccagggacagggggttagatccAGGGCaaggctccctctacaccgttcccccacactcccagggacagggggttagatccAGGGGaaggctccctctacaccgttcccccacactcccagggacagggggttagatccAGGGGaaggctccctctacaccgtcccccacactcccagggacaggggttcAGATTCAGGGGAAGGcttcctctacaccgtcccccacactcccagggacagggggttagatccAGGGCaaggctccctctacaccgttcccccacactcccagggacaggagGTGAGATCCAGGGGAAGGCTCCCTCGGCACTGCGTGCGCCAGAGGCAGGGGAGGAGGCCCCGGGAGCTGACGGGGTCTGTGGGTCTCTCTGTGCCGGCAGGATTTTACAAGCGGTCGGACTGTGAGGGGATGAACCTGCGGACGGAGTGCGCGGAGTGTCAGCCGGGAACGTTCACGGCGTACAGGAACCACGTCTCGCGCTGCAGGGCCTGTCAGCAGTGTGACTCAggtgagggggctgtgtgtgtgagagtgagtgtgagagggagagagtgtgtgagagagagagagagagtgtgtgtgagagagagagtgtgagagagagagagtgtgtgtgagagagagagagagagtgtgagagagagagagagtgtgtgtgagagagagagtgtgtgagagagagtgtgtgtgagagagagtgtgtgtgtgagagagagagagagtgtgtgagagagtgtgtgtgtgagagagagagagagtgtgtgtgtgtgagagagtgtgtgagagagagagagtgtgagagagagtgtgtgtgtgagagagagagagagtgtgtgagagagagagagtgtgtgtgagagagagagtgtgtgagagagagtgtgtgtgagagagagtgtgtgtgtgagagagagagagagtgtgtgagagagtgtgtgtgtgagagagagagagagtgtgtgtgtgtgagagagagagagtgtgagagagagagagagtgtgtgagagagagagtgtgtgagagagagagtgtgtgagagagagagtgtgagagggagagagtgtgtgtgagagagagagtgtgtgtgagagagagagtgtgtgtgagagagagagagagtgtgagagagagagagtgtgtgtgagagagagtgtgtgagagagagagagtgtgtgagagagagagtgtgtgtgagagagagagtgtgtgtgagagagagagtgtgtgtgagagagagagagtgtgagagagagtgtgtgtgtgtgagagagtgtgtgtgagagagagagagagagtgtgtgtgagagagagtgtgtgtgagagagagtgtgtgtgagagagagtgtgtgtgtgagagagagtgtgtgagagagagagtatgtgtgagagagtgtgagagagagagtgtgtgagagagagagtgtgagagagagagtgtgagagagagtgtgtgtgtgtgagagagagagagagtgtgtctgtgtgagagagagtgtgtgtgtgtgagagagagagagtgtgtgtgtgtgtgagagagtgtgtgtgtgagagagagagagagtgtgtgtgagagagagagtgtgtgtgagagagagagtgtgtgtgagagagagagagagtgtgtgtgtgagagagagagagcgtgtgtgtgagagagagagagagtgtgtgtgagagagagcgtgtgtgagagagagagagagtgtgtgtgagagagagagtgtgtgtgagagagagagtgtgtgtgagagagagagtgtgtgtgagagagtgtgtgagagagagagagtgtgtgagagagagagagagagagagagagagtgtgtgtgagagagagagtgtgtgggtgagagagagagagagtgtgtgtgagagagagtgtgtgagagagagagtatgtgtgagagagtgtgagagagagtgtgtgagagagagagtgtgtgagagagagagtgtgtgagagagagtgtgtgagagagagagagtgtgtgtgtgagagagagtgtgtgagagagagagagtgtgagagagagagagagagtgtgtgagagagagagagtgtgagagagagagagtgtgtgagagagagagagtgtgtgagagagagagagagtgtgtgtgagagagagtgtgtgagagagagtgtgtgagagagagagtgtgtgagagagagtgtgtgagagagagagagtgtgtgtgtgagagagagtgtgtgtgagagagagtgtgtgagagagagagtgtgtgagagagagagtgtgtgagagagagagtgtgtgtgtgtgagagagtgtgtgagagagagagtgtgtgagagagagagagtgtgagagagagagtgtgtgagagagagagtgtgtgagagagagagagagtgtgtgtgagagagagtgtgtgtgagagagtgtgtgagagagagtgtgtgagagagagagtgtgtgagagagagagagagtgtgtgagagagagagagtgtgtgagagacagagacagtgtgtgtgagagagagtgtgtgagagagtgtgtatgagagagagagtgtgtgtgagagagtgtgtgagagagagagtgtgtgagagagagagagtgtgtgagagagagagtgtgtgagagagagagagtgtgtgagagagagagagtgtgagagagagagagtgtgagagtgtgagagagagagtgtgtgagagagagagtgtgagagagagagtgtgtgagagtgagagagagagtgtgagagagagagagtgtgagagagagagagagtgagagagagtgtgtgtgagagagagtgtgagagagagagagtgtgtgtgagagagagagtgtgtgagagagagagagtgtgagagagagagagtgtgagagtgtgagagagagtgtgagagagagagtgtgtgtgtgagagagagagtgtgtgagagagagagagtgtgagagagagagagtgtgagagtgtgagagagagtgtgagagagagagtgtgtgagagtgagagagagagtgtgagagagagagagtgtgagagagagagagagtgagagagagtgtgtgtgagagagagtgtgagagagagagagtgtgtgtgagagagagagtgtgtgagagagagagtgtgagagagagagagtgtgtgagagagagagtgagagagagagtgtgtgagagagagagagagtgtgagagagagtgtgtgagagagagagagagtgtgtgagagagagagagtgtgtgagagagagagagtgtgtgagagagagagagagtgtgtgtgagagagtgtgtgtgagagagaggtgtgtgagagagtgtgtgtgagaagagagtgtgtgtgagagagtgtgtgagagagagagagagtgtgtgagaggagggaggagtg
Encoded proteins:
- the LOC132207555 gene encoding tumor necrosis factor receptor superfamily member 1A-like, encoding MRMQELALLLVAVMVMAHRLEAGQHAVSNTRGIPQANSSSLQGDRVRRDVVCPTSEYRPTGKDYCCNECPAGFYKRSDCEGMNLRTECAECQPGTFTAYRNHVSRCRACQQCDSDPSHPPKLKPSRSNLPTCDSPAIPGLTS